A region of the Pseudomonas sp. A34-9 genome:
TTTTCCTCGGCATTCGTCGAGAGCAAAGAGCCCGTCAAGAAAAATACACCCTACATCATGATGTATATCGATGATCTGGGTGCTTACAAAACCAAAGCTGTCGTATCGCATTGAGGTGAGGCCCCAGAATGAAACCGCACAAAACCTTTATTAAAGTCCTCACGGTGTCTTCGCTGTTTCTACTGGATAAGGCTTATGCGGAAACCTTTGACACCTCGCTGATGGCTGGTAAGTCTCGAGAATCCGATCTCTCACGTTTTTATTCAAGCTCCGAGATACCTGCCGGTAAGCAGGATATTGATATTTATGTCAATAGCATCTGGAAAGGTCGCTATTCATTAGTATTTGGCGAAGTAAAAGACGATATCAAGATTAGCTACGAGGACAGCGAGCTTCTTGGGATCAACATGAATGGTTTGCCCGTTGCGCGATCAGCCGCGGACAATCTACAAATCAGCGAATTGGTTCAAGGCGGCTCGTTTCTTTTGGATATCAGCACCCTGAGCCTGAAACTGACCGTGCCCCAGTCTTATGTCAATCGCTCGGAGGCCGGTTATGTCGACCCGAAATTCTGGGATCAGGGCGTCCCGGCATTTTTATTTGGCTACAACGCCATGCATTACAGCGCACAATCGAAAAATGGCGGCTCATCCAGCGACGATTTGTATTCTGGCTTGGATTTCGGCATTAACTTTGCTGGTTGGCAGTTCCGGGAAAGTAGTTCGCTAAGAAAAAGATCCTCGGAAAACTTCAAGTATCAAAATAACACACGCTATCTTCAGAAGAATATTGCTTCTATCACCTCCAACTTCAAGCTCGGTGATTTCTACTCGGCAGGTGATCTCTTTGACTCGATCAGAGTTCGCGGTGTGTCGTTGACCTCCGACATCAATATGCTGCCCAACTCCAAACAAGGGTTTTCGCCTATTGTGCGTGGCGTCGCACAAACCAATGCCTTGGTAAAAGTCATACAGAACGGCAACGTGGTTTATCAGGAGAGCGTACCGCCTGGCGCCTTTACCTTCGACAATATCCAGCCCACCGGGTCCGCTGGCGACCTGACGGTGGTGGTGCGCGAGGCCGATGGTCGCGAGCAGTCGTTCACTGTACCGTTTTCTGCCGTCCCTAATATGCTCAAGGAAGGGATCAGTAAGTACAGCCTAGTGGCCGGTAAAGTAAACCAGACCAATACCGACTATAACCCTGGTTTTATGCAGGGCACGTTGCAGTATGGGTTCAACAATTTGCTGACCGGATATGCAGGCACTACCCTCAGCAATGATTACCGTGCTTATCTTGTCGGTAGCGGCTTGAACCTACCGATCGGTGCAGTTTCTGTTGACGTGACCCAATCGAATACTCAGTTAAAGAATCAAAGCAAAAGCGGGCAAAGCGTGCGCGTGTCATACAGTAAATTCCTGGATGTAACGGCAACCAACTTTACCCTGGCGGCATATCGTTACTCTACCGAAGGCTACTACAGCTTCAGCGATGCCATTTATTCCCAGGAGGGATACCGTCAGCTCGAAAGACAAATCAACGACTATCGAAGCAGACTTGATGAAGATGAAGCTCCGATTCTCGATTTGAATACTTGGGATGCCTTGCGAAACGCACGCCCACGCAACACCTTCAATTTAAGTTTGAACCAGCGTTTGAACGACAACTGGGGCAGCGTGTTTTTTTCCGGTACGCAACGTGACTACTGGACAAATAATACCAAAAGTCGTGAGTACCAATTTGGCTACACAAACGCTGTGGGGGAGGTTAATTACAGCCTCTCTGCCAACCGCGTCAGAAATTCGAACCGTGACGAAGAAACACGGTTTTATCTCTCAATGACAATGCCCTTTGATATCGCTGGTAGCAGGGCGTATCTCAACAGTGGTGCGTCATTGGTGGACTCGCGCTATCAGCAAAGTAACGTTAGCGTGAGTGGCAATGCACTGGAGTCAAACCGCCTGAGTTACACCGTAGCGGGCAGTAATCAAAACGGTGGGAATAACACCGCCAGTGTTAATACCTCCTACCGTAGCAATGTCTCCACCGTGGGCGCCTCTTACGCTGAGTCGTCCGATTATCGACAAACCGGCTTAGGTGCTCGAGGCAGTATCGTGATGATTCCTGGGCATGTACTGGCCTCCAATGAGGTCGGTAGCACCATGATGGTCGTCGAGGCACCTAAGGCCGAAGGCCTGATGGTCAATGGTGATCAAAGTATCGTCACCAACAAAGATGGCTTGGCGCTGGTTCCGTACGCGACACCTTATCGTTTGAACTCAGTGACGTTGTCCGACAGCGGCAACAGCTCCGGTGCAGAGATTATCGGAAACATTGCTAACGCTGTACCGTTCGCCGGCACAGTTAATCATGTGAAGTTTGAGACAGACCAACGTCAATCTTACATCGTGCAGGCGCGCAAGGCAGATGGAGGCCCTCTGCCATTTGGCGCAGAAGTATTGGATAAAACAGGTCAATCTATCGGCTTTATTGGTCAAGCCAGTGTCCTATATATTAAATCCGAAGTAAAACCAGAGTATCTAGAGGTTCGACTTAAGAGCGGCAGTTGTATTCTTCGGAAACCTGACCTGACCACAACTACCACACAAAATACCTGCTATTAGAACGAGGCAATAAATATCATGAACAGATTTATTCTTTTACTTGTCGCCTCTACCTTTTTTTGCGGTACGGCGTATGCAACATGTTATGGTCCACCTATGGTTGATGCTACAAATATCGTGATCGACTTGTCAGATAAGTTAAATGAGCGAAACAAAACATTTACTTACCAGACCTTTCTACGCATCCCCGCGCTGCCTGAATTAAAATGTACATCTTATGGGAACACCTTTGCATATACGGTTGCAAGTAGGAAAGTGGGTTTTAACAATGGGGCGCAATGGGTTGACGTAAAGATCTCACCAATCCCCGATCTTGTTGGTTTGGATGGCGGAACTCATCCCGCGACAGTTTTAAATGCGCCGGTAACTCTAACATTTACTCTAGATTCAAGTGCGGGAACCAAAGAGGGGCTGACAGAAGGAAATACTTTTAATTATAATGAAGCTGTTATAGTCACAGATCAAACTGGCATATCGCCTTTGTACTGGACTTTCAGGATGGGCCTCTGGCTGAGCACCTTTGGTTGGTACTGGACTTATGATGAAAGAGATATGTACCGCCAAAATATTACACTTATATACGCTCCTAAAAAAACCACCTGTAGTTTTAATAACGCTGGTTTGATGGTTGATTTACCAAAAATGGGTTTCGCCCAACTCACAAAAAATCCTCAGCCGGGCTATACACCCTTTACGCTGAATTTCAGTTGTGAAGGCTTACAAAATAATGGCAGTACTGACCGTGCAATTGACATGTTTTTATCCAGCAATAATTTGCTCCCAAGCGATAACAGCGTATTGATGGATAGAACACCTACGGCGGCACAAGGTGTCGGCATAAAAGTCGTCAAGCGTGACAATCCCAACGCACCGGTTGTCTTTTCCACCTCCACCTTAAGTCGAGGAAGTGCTACGTCTATTTTCAGCGCCGCAGCAGGTACTGCGGTCAATAGCAATTTCTCGGTTGGCATGGGCGCCTACTACTTCCCTTACAACCCTACTCAACTAACCAGCGGTGAGATCAGGGCAACGGCAACGCTGAACATCGTTTATCAGTGAGCATTAGCCCTGCTCAATAAGCGATTGACGGTCAACCACGCCAACGACCCTGAGGTAACGGGGTCGTTGGCCATTTCCGAAGTGTTCCCCGCCATGCGTAAATGCACCAGACTCTCCTGAACCCCTGCTTAGTCAATCAACTCCTCCAGACGCTGCGCCAATGCCTCCATCGCCTCGTGCAAAGCATCTACCGCCTGGGTCAGTCGCACCGCGTCATGGCCGTTACACTCAGTTTGCAATTGCTCGCAGCACTGGATAAGCCAATGCGCCTTTATGATGCGTGCTCCCCCCTTAACCCGGTGGCCCAGGTCGGACAGCCCGGTCAAGTCGTGCTCACTGAAGAGTTTGAGCAGCCGTAACAAATCCTCTTCATTGCTACTGGCGAGATCGTGCAACAAGTTATTAACCAATGTTCGATCACCATGAGCCAATTGTTCGAGACTGGTCAGGTCAATGCTGTCGGAGAGTGATAATGATCCATCAGCCTCCCATGCATCATCGAACACCGACTCCACACCAGATAAGCGCGCAGTCAGGTCCTTCATGCTGATGGGCTTGAATAGGCAATCATCCATGCCAGCTTCCAGGCAGCGATCTTTTTCCTCCGGCTGCGCATTGGCGGTGAAACCCAGGATCAAGCAAGGCGCAGCGCCCGAATCAGCCTCCTCGGCGCGGATCGCCCTGGCCAGTTCGTAGCCTGTCATCACCGGCATATTACAGTCGGTAATCACCACATCGAAATGACCATTGCGCCAGGCACGCAAGCCATGGGCTCCATCCGACTCGTCAGCAACCGTATGTCCCAGGTAACTCAGCTGCTGCGACAATAGCAAACGGTTGGCCGGATAATCATCGACCACCAGCACTTTCAGCGGTTGGCCGGCTTCGGGTAATTCCGGCTCTGGTGGGGTTTGCGGCAATGGAGCAAGAACCTTCAGCTCCAATAACACTTCGGCCTCCGTGCCTCGCCCCAGCATGCTACTCAAGTTCAACTCACCCTGCATCATCGAACACAGCTTGCGGCTGATCGCCAGCCCTAGGCCTGAACCTCCTATACTCGAATGGCTGGCCTGGCTGAACGGTACGAACAGCCGCTGCTGATCGTCCTGGGAAATGCCAATACCGGTATCGCGCACCAGCACACGAATACCCATGCTTTCGCTGGCGATCGGACGCGTTACCTCAACACAGACCTGCACCTGCCCGACGTCTGTGAACTTGATGGCGTTACCGAGCAGGTTGGACAGTACCTGCTTGAACCGTAACGGGTCGATCAAGACATCTTGGTCGGCTTCGTCATCGAACGACAACACAAGGTTCAGTTGCTTCTGCCGGGACAACCCTTCGAATACTCGTACAACCGACACTACAAGGCCTTTGAATGCCGCACGTTGTGGCGCCAATGTCAGGCGCTCGGACTCGATGCGCACCACATCCAGAATGTCGCCAATCAGTTCCAGAAGCCCACGCGCAGCGTCCGACGCCACTTCGATGGCAAAACGGTCAAGAATGCCTTGGTCTGCTTTTTTCATGGCCAGCTCCAGCATTCCGACCACTGCGTTCATTGGGGTGCGGATTTCATGGCTCATGGTGGCTAGAAAAGTTGTTTTCGCCCGATTGGCCTTCTCGGCATCCTGTTTGGCGTCCTTGAGTTCCCCAAGTAGACGCTCGCGATCACTGATATCGATCCAGCCAGCAATGATGCCCTTGACCTCACCCGCGTTATTACGGAACGGAAGGATCCAGTGATAGGCCGTAATGATCTCGCCGCGGTACAGCATCATTTGGCGGTCAGCCAGCAGCTCTTTACCACTGTCCATGACTTCCAAATACTGCTGTTCAAACCAGTTCCCACGGCCGGGTTCGCTATCAACGAATTCAGAGGGTCGCGTACCAATGACCTTCTCGCGAGTACTGCCAATTGCCTCCAAATAACGGCGATTGCATAGGAGCATCCTGGTTTGGCGGTCCCGTACATAGATAGGGTGGGGTAGCCCATCGATCAGGACGCGCATGAACTCCATTTGTTCTTTCAATGCCTGTTCGGCCACATCGCGTTTCTGAATCAGGCGTCGCAAATAGAGAATCCAGCCGAATGCCACCAATAATAAAATCACTGCGATAGCCGAGCCGCGGATGATTTCCAGTTGGTTGGCGTGCGTGCGTTTATTGTCCACCGCGATCTCGCCCCGCCAGCGACTGGTCAGTTCGTCCAAATCGTGCGGGGAAATACTGCGCATTTCCTTATCCAGGATCGAGTAAAGCTCCAGGGCGCTTCGATCAGTGGCAAGGGCTATTTGCGCGGGTTGAGTACCCACAACACCACTCACATGCAAACGGGATTCATGCCGAGTAGAAATCAGATAACGAGCATTGACCAGGGTCGTGACAGCGGCATCCGCTTTACCCTCTGCGACCATCGATAACGCTCCGTTGGTCTCTCTTGCTTCAACTAGAATAATTTTTGGGTAATGCCGTTCGATGTAACCCTTGATGCCGCTGTCGTTCCTGATTGCCAGGCGCTTACCAGTCAGTTCCTCCAAGCGGATAAATGGCTCCCCCCCGTTACGAATGCTCAACACATAAGGGTTGGTCAAATAGGACCGGGTAAAACGCAGTTCGCTGTTGTCAGCGTTCTGGTGGAATGCAGTAATGAAATCCGCCTTGCCATCCTTGATTAACGCCACAAGGCCCTCCAGCGAATCAGCCCTTACCAATTCGAAGGTAATGCCAGTACGGCGACGAATTATCGCGAGCAGATCAGCGCTGATACCGCGAAAAGTCCCCTGCTGATCGAAAAAGGCTAGCGGCGGATTGTTCTCTAGTACCCCGACCCTCAGTTGCGGATGATTCGCGAGCCAGCCTCTCTCCTTCGGACTCAGGTCATCTTTGCCACGGTCGCTCATAGTGATGGTATCTCCCCCCCAACGCCGCATAATCGCCATGCTTTCTTCCGCTGGGATGGCCATCAGCGCCCGATTGATGAGCTCAAAAAGCTGACGGTCTTCCATCCGTAATGCAAAACTAATGCTGCTCACTTCAAGGCTCGCAAACTCAACCAGTTGAACTTCGCTCAGGACGTTTCGGTTGATCTGGTAATTGGAGGTCGTCGCCCCTCCGAGGTATACGTCAGCCTGGTTGAAAACCACAGCGTAGAGGGCATCGAGGTCAGTTGGGTAAATCTGCAGCTTTGCTAGCGGGTAATATACCTTGACCTCAGAAGGAGAAAGGCCATTCGCAGACATGGCTAAGCGCAGCCCTCCAAGATCCTTGGATAACGCCGAGGCGTCCCGACGGTTGACTAGCACCGGTTGGTCCTCGAAGTAAGACCTTGAAAGCATCAGGTCGGAATCGGCTTTGTCGGCATCCGTGGCGACCCCGAGCAGGTCAAATTCGCCTCTTTTAAGCGCCTCTATCGCCTTCGCACGGTCTGGATAGCGTTGAATCTGGATGTCGATATTCAACAGATCCGCAATCAGTGCCACGTAGTCGGCCGTCAACCCTTCGTAATCGTGGCTACTTGCACTCAACCCAAAAGGCGCAGAGTCGGTGAGGGCAACCCCGACCCGCACGATCTTTTTATCGCGCAGAAAACGGCTGTCAGCGTCAGATAATTTCAGGCTGAATCCGGTGAGTTGGGAACGTCCCGACAACCTCAACGGCTCGATATCGTCTTGAAAATGATCTGCCTGAACAAAGGGGTTGATGCACAGTAAAAAAATCAGCAATCCGATTGGCAGCTTCATGTTCAAAGGAGGTTGTTGCGTTTGGCAAATTCGGCGAGGTAAACCACTGACTTGACGTTGAGCTTTTCAATTAGCCGGGTTTTATAGGTACTGATGGTTTTGTTACTGAGTAGCATGGAATCGCCAATCTCCTTGTTGCTGAAGCCCCGAGCCAACTGTTGCAAAATCGTCAGTTCACGGTCGGACAGTTTTTCAATCATTTCACGCTCGCTGGCCTGGTTATCAGAGGCGCGCACCGAGGTGTTAGAGAGCAATGGAAAA
Encoded here:
- a CDS encoding transporter substrate-binding domain-containing protein, with translation MKLPIGLLIFLLCINPFVQADHFQDDIEPLRLSGRSQLTGFSLKLSDADSRFLRDKKIVRVGVALTDSAPFGLSASSHDYEGLTADYVALIADLLNIDIQIQRYPDRAKAIEALKRGEFDLLGVATDADKADSDLMLSRSYFEDQPVLVNRRDASALSKDLGGLRLAMSANGLSPSEVKVYYPLAKLQIYPTDLDALYAVVFNQADVYLGGATTSNYQINRNVLSEVQLVEFASLEVSSISFALRMEDRQLFELINRALMAIPAEESMAIMRRWGGDTITMSDRGKDDLSPKERGWLANHPQLRVGVLENNPPLAFFDQQGTFRGISADLLAIIRRRTGITFELVRADSLEGLVALIKDGKADFITAFHQNADNSELRFTRSYLTNPYVLSIRNGGEPFIRLEELTGKRLAIRNDSGIKGYIERHYPKIILVEARETNGALSMVAEGKADAAVTTLVNARYLISTRHESRLHVSGVVGTQPAQIALATDRSALELYSILDKEMRSISPHDLDELTSRWRGEIAVDNKRTHANQLEIIRGSAIAVILLLVAFGWILYLRRLIQKRDVAEQALKEQMEFMRVLIDGLPHPIYVRDRQTRMLLCNRRYLEAIGSTREKVIGTRPSEFVDSEPGRGNWFEQQYLEVMDSGKELLADRQMMLYRGEIITAYHWILPFRNNAGEVKGIIAGWIDISDRERLLGELKDAKQDAEKANRAKTTFLATMSHEIRTPMNAVVGMLELAMKKADQGILDRFAIEVASDAARGLLELIGDILDVVRIESERLTLAPQRAAFKGLVVSVVRVFEGLSRQKQLNLVLSFDDEADQDVLIDPLRFKQVLSNLLGNAIKFTDVGQVQVCVEVTRPIASESMGIRVLVRDTGIGISQDDQQRLFVPFSQASHSSIGGSGLGLAISRKLCSMMQGELNLSSMLGRGTEAEVLLELKVLAPLPQTPPEPELPEAGQPLKVLVVDDYPANRLLLSQQLSYLGHTVADESDGAHGLRAWRNGHFDVVITDCNMPVMTGYELARAIRAEEADSGAAPCLILGFTANAQPEEKDRCLEAGMDDCLFKPISMKDLTARLSGVESVFDDAWEADGSLSLSDSIDLTSLEQLAHGDRTLVNNLLHDLASSNEEDLLRLLKLFSEHDLTGLSDLGHRVKGGARIIKAHWLIQCCEQLQTECNGHDAVRLTQAVDALHEAMEALAQRLEELID
- a CDS encoding fimbrial protein; protein product: MNRFILLLVASTFFCGTAYATCYGPPMVDATNIVIDLSDKLNERNKTFTYQTFLRIPALPELKCTSYGNTFAYTVASRKVGFNNGAQWVDVKISPIPDLVGLDGGTHPATVLNAPVTLTFTLDSSAGTKEGLTEGNTFNYNEAVIVTDQTGISPLYWTFRMGLWLSTFGWYWTYDERDMYRQNITLIYAPKKTTCSFNNAGLMVDLPKMGFAQLTKNPQPGYTPFTLNFSCEGLQNNGSTDRAIDMFLSSNNLLPSDNSVLMDRTPTAAQGVGIKVVKRDNPNAPVVFSTSTLSRGSATSIFSAAAGTAVNSNFSVGMGAYYFPYNPTQLTSGEIRATATLNIVYQ
- a CDS encoding fimbria/pilus outer membrane usher protein, which translates into the protein MKPHKTFIKVLTVSSLFLLDKAYAETFDTSLMAGKSRESDLSRFYSSSEIPAGKQDIDIYVNSIWKGRYSLVFGEVKDDIKISYEDSELLGINMNGLPVARSAADNLQISELVQGGSFLLDISTLSLKLTVPQSYVNRSEAGYVDPKFWDQGVPAFLFGYNAMHYSAQSKNGGSSSDDLYSGLDFGINFAGWQFRESSSLRKRSSENFKYQNNTRYLQKNIASITSNFKLGDFYSAGDLFDSIRVRGVSLTSDINMLPNSKQGFSPIVRGVAQTNALVKVIQNGNVVYQESVPPGAFTFDNIQPTGSAGDLTVVVREADGREQSFTVPFSAVPNMLKEGISKYSLVAGKVNQTNTDYNPGFMQGTLQYGFNNLLTGYAGTTLSNDYRAYLVGSGLNLPIGAVSVDVTQSNTQLKNQSKSGQSVRVSYSKFLDVTATNFTLAAYRYSTEGYYSFSDAIYSQEGYRQLERQINDYRSRLDEDEAPILDLNTWDALRNARPRNTFNLSLNQRLNDNWGSVFFSGTQRDYWTNNTKSREYQFGYTNAVGEVNYSLSANRVRNSNRDEETRFYLSMTMPFDIAGSRAYLNSGASLVDSRYQQSNVSVSGNALESNRLSYTVAGSNQNGGNNTASVNTSYRSNVSTVGASYAESSDYRQTGLGARGSIVMIPGHVLASNEVGSTMMVVEAPKAEGLMVNGDQSIVTNKDGLALVPYATPYRLNSVTLSDSGNSSGAEIIGNIANAVPFAGTVNHVKFETDQRQSYIVQARKADGGPLPFGAEVLDKTGQSIGFIGQASVLYIKSEVKPEYLEVRLKSGSCILRKPDLTTTTTQNTCY